A window of Gadus chalcogrammus isolate NIFS_2021 chromosome 2, NIFS_Gcha_1.0, whole genome shotgun sequence genomic DNA:
AGTCTCTGGCTCTGGAGTAGCACTTGAGTGCGTTGCTTAGGTCGCCGCAGTCCAGGTAGTGATCCCCCAAGTCATCATGACCcctcctggagggagggggcgacACAAGGATGAGGACGGAAGGAAAAgaaaggccacacacacacacacacacacacacacacacacacacacacacacacacacacacacacacacacacacacacacacacacacacacacacacacacacacacacacacacacacacacgatgtctACATCCTGGGTGTCCAGCTGGAAGCCCAACCTGATGCTCTCTTTGATGGAGTTGCCCTTGTAGTTCTTGAGGTCAGTGTCCAGCTTCTCCAGCTTCAGCAAGGCTTTCTTCCGGGTGGATTCGGCCCAGGCCGTGTCCAACGGCGGAGGCACCACGGCCCCTTCTGCCGCCGCCTCGGCCTCCCCGGGggcttctctgaggggggggcaACCAGCACAGCACCAGggttagagggagggagggagggagggagggagggagggacggagggagggagggagggagggagggagggagggagggatggatccGTTTTGCAGCCACTTCAAATTAATGTTGAAAAGTTTtgcatttgaaaaaaatgaatggtGACATATGACCCCATCAGGGGTGAGTGGGATTAACCGTTACAGGCCGCTTTGAACATCTTCTGACATCACGAGTGGGCGCGGCCACCTAGATATATGACGGATGACGGACACGCCCActcgtgatgtcagaagaggacggttttccaaacggcttgtaccggctaatcccactcacaccggGTGGTGCAATACGTCCCCCTCAACAGGACGTCTGACATTCTGCCAGTCGGCTGACCGAGCCCACCTCGTGGCCTCGGCCAGCTTGCGGTGGACCTCCTCGTACGAGTCCACGTTGAAGGTCCTCTGGACGAAGGAGAGCGCCATCTTGAGGGCCTCCACGCGGAGCTGCGGGCAGTGCTCCGCGATGAACTGCAGCCGCTCGATGCGCATGAAGCCGCTGTAGCTGGAGGCGTACTGCTCCAGGTCCTACACGGGACGGACAGCAGAGAGGTGAACAACATTAGCATGAAGCCGCTGTAGCTGGAGGCGTACTGCTCCAGGTCCTACACGGGACGGACAGCAGAGAGGTGAACAACATTAGCATGAAGCCGCTGTAGCTGGAGGCGTACTGCTCCAGGTCCTACACGGGACGGACAGCAGAGAGGTGAACAACATTAGCATGAAGCCGCTGTAGCTGGAGGCGTACTGCTCCAGGTCCTACACGGGACGGACAGCAGAGAGGTGAACAACATTAGCATGAAGCCGCTGTAGCTGGAGGCGTACTGCTCCAGGTCCTACACGGGACGGACAGCAGAGAGGTGAACAACATTAGCATGAAGCCGCTGTAGCTGGAGGCGTACTGCTCCAGGTCCTACACGGGACGGACAGCAGAGAGGTGAACAACATTAGCATGAAGCCGCTGTAGCTGGAGGCGTACTGCTCCAGGTCCTACACGGGACGGACAGCAGAGAGGTGAACAACATTAGCATGAAGCCGCTGTAGCTGGAGGCGTACTGCTCCAGGTCCTACACGGGACGGACAGCAGAGAGGTGAACAACATTAGCATGAAGCCGCTGTAGCTGGAGGCGTACTGCTCCAGGTCCTACACGGGACGGACAGCAGAGAGGTGAACAACATTAGCATGAAGCCGCTGTAGCTGGAGGCGTACTGCTCCAGGTCCTACACGGGACGGACAGCAGAGAGGTGAACAACATTAGCATGAAGCCGCTGTAGCTGGAGGCGTACTGCTCCAGGTCCTACACGGGACGGACAGCAGAGAGGTGAACAACATTAGCATGAAGCCGCTGTAGCTGGAGGCGTACTGCTCCAGGTCCTACACGGGACGGACAGCAGAGAGGTGAACAACATTAGCATGAAGCCGCTGTAGCTGGAGGCGTACTGCTCCAGGTCCTACACGGGACGGACAGCAGAGAGGTGAACAACATTAGCATGAAGCCGCTGTAGCTGGAGGCGTACTGCTCCAGGTCCTACACGGGACGGACAGCAGAGAGGTGAACAACATTAGCATGAAGCCGCTGTAGCTGGAGGCGTACTGCTCCAGGTCCTACACGGGACGGACAGCAGAGAGGTGAACAACATTAGCATGAAGCCGCTGTAGCTGGAGGCGTACTGCTCCAGGTCCTACACGGGACGGACAGCAGAGAGGTGAACAACATTAGCATGAAGCCGCTGTAGCTGGAGGCGTACTGCTCCAGGTCCTACACGGGACGGACAGCAGAGAGGTGAACAACATTAGCATGAAGCCGCTGTAGCTGGAGGCGTACTGCTCCAGGTCCTACACGGGACGGACAGCAGAGAGGTGAACAACATTAGCATGAAGCCGCTGTAGCTGGAGGCGTACTGCTCCAGGTCCTACACGGGACGGACAGCAGAGAGGTGAACAACATTAGCATGAAGCCGCTGTAGCTGGAGGCGTACTGCTCCAGGTCCTACACGGGACGGACAGCAGAGAGGTGAACAACATTAGCATGAAGCCGCTGTAGCTGGAGGCGTACTGCTCCAGGTCCTACACGGGACGGACAGCAGAGAGGTGAACAACATTAGCATGAAGCCGCTGTAGCTGGAGGCGTACTGCTCCAGGTCCTACACGGGACGGACAGCAGAGAGGTGAACAACATTAGCATGAAGCCGCTGTAGCTGGAGGCGTACTGCTCCAGGTCCTACACGGGACGGACAGCAGAGAGGTGAACAACATTAGCATGAAGCCGCTGTAGCTGGAGGCGTACTGCTCCAGGTCCTACACGGGACGGACAGCAGAGAGGTGAACAACATTAGCATGAAGCCGCTGTAGCTGGAGGCGTACTGCTCCAGGTCCTACACGGGACGGACAGCAGAGAGGTGAACAACATTAGCATGAAGCCGCTGTAGCTGGAGGCGTACTGCTCCAGGTCCTACACGGGACGGACAGCAGAGAGGTGAACAACATTAGCATGAAGCCGCTGTAGCTGGAGGCGTACTGCTCCAGGTCCTACACGGGACGGACAGCAGAGAGGTGAACAACATTAGCATGAAGCCGCTGTAGCTGGAGGCGTACTGCTCCAGGTCCTACACGGGACGGACAGCAGAGAGGTGAACAACATTAGCATGAAGCCGCTGTAGCTGGAGGCGTACTGCTCCAGGTCCTACACGGGACGGACAGCAGAGAGGTGAACAACATTAGCATGAAGCCGCTGTAGCTGGAGGCATACTGCTCCAGGTCCTACACGGCCCGAACAGCAGAGAGGTGAACAACATTAGCATGAAGCCGCTGTAGCTGGAGGCGTACTGCTCCAGGTCCTACACGGGACGGACAGCAGAGAGGTGAACAACATTAGCATGAAGCCGCTGTAGCTGGAGGAGTACTGCTCCAGGTACTACACGGGATGGACAGCAGAGAGGTGAACAACATTAGCATGAAGCCGCTGTAGCTGGAGGTGGGGGTTGAACAAAACATTATTGGACGGAACATTCGTGTCCAATGTAAAAAGGATCTTAAATGTAAGCTATGACCTACAGTTTTACATTTACTAACTCAATACAATTCATAAATCTAACAAGGAGCACTTTGCTCCTCCCTGCTGTCACAGACGATGACTTCATTTTGGAAGTAGCAACTGGCCCAACACCGGCCACCGTAGTCAGTGGAAGGggaggtgtgagggggggggggggaggtgtgaggggggggggggttcagtcgGTGGCAAAATGCAACCTCATTGCTAGATGCTCCTCAGTTCTACACCCTGGACCTTTCATTTGAATCATAAACCACAATTATTTAAGACGCAACAAGCATGCTTAAAGAGGTACTGTATGCGGTTTACATATAAACGTATAGACGTACCAGTGTTGGGTTCTCCACTACGAAGTTGATGTCTGGAGCATTCTGCTGGTCCTCTTGGGGGTCTGCGTCTATCTGCATGGGCTCCACTGGGCCCTGGAGGTTCACCCCCAACAGAGGTTAGGGGGAAGCAGATGTGTGCCTGTCCTGTTGCTGCCCTCTGGCTTAATGCATACACTACATATTCTTACCTTATATTCAAAGCCATCCTGGTCGGACATATTACCATACTAATCACATCCCACCCCGATAGTTATCTGCTACGGAGACATTCATTAGGTACTATATGTTAGCTTCTAAAAACGTTTAGAAGACCACTTGTATTGTAATAGATATAACATAATATATCACATACATATTGTCATGTAGTTTAAGCTCTGCCTAGTGTTGTTATACGCCAATTAGCATTCCTATTTCCTATCTTGAGTTTTGAGATTCTTGTTAATGATGTGGTATAGACGATCTAATCAAATGGGGGGAGGTATCGATTAACAAAGCAAGTTACAGCTATCAACATTAGAAAGCTCCATTAGCTAGCGTGTCAAGTGTGTACACACAAAGTAAGCTAGCCAACGTTAGCTTCAGATGAACCAAAATGTGTTGTTCTTGCTTTCATGTGGTCAGACTAAGACGCAAAGACGATTTTAAACACGTTTAATCCTGAGGATATTGTTTTTTGTCACGTTTATGAATACACACATCTGCTAGCTTGACTGCAAATGCTAGATAACTTAGGACGCCTGTGGTAGCCTAACGTTAGCGTTCTAGGCAACTCAACGACAGCTAAACTGCTATGTATGAGTCAGGCTACGAGGCACGGGTtatttggtgtgaatgcacaGTGCACCATTACCTATTGATTTAAAATCTGTGTCTCACGATAgacatgaaaataataatacattttgacAACTACCTGAAAGTTGAAGACCTGCACAGGCAACGGCATCTCCGGGATTTGCGACTTTTGTCCACCAGGTGGCGTTGTGCTGCAGTATTATAATAAGGAGGCGgtcgttgtgatttattgaagcatatatgtagcaaaattcaaatggcaatgcaattcaGTTTATCCAGATCTTGAATAGATAAAAAAGTCTCTTGCAAACAAACCACATCCGCATGCTCAAAGAGTTTGTCCCTTTATACagaatttaaaagaaataatccaGTCCAAAACAATGATCCAAAAAAGTATGATTTCCTCCAAATACATTTAAGATTTATGTTTATAAAACTTTTTTAGCCgaagtgaccgtgtgtgtgtgtgtgtgtgtgtgtgtgtgtgtgtgtgtgtgtgtgtcctacccctgaacagctctatggtttcacatcactgtcattgtgagcatcggactgctgagtattctcctcatctccctgcgCTTCAGTGAGTCTAAATCATATCCTCCTAAATAGAATTACAATACAGTATAATCATAGCATTAATTGTAttaatagcaatgataatgttaaatattgtttttgttagatttagtgataataatagggttagcacacatacaccgcacgcacacccataaacacagaatacacacacacaaacaatccacacgcacgtgcatgaacacacacgcacatgcacacacactgcacacacgggcGTGCTGATGCAGACGTTTCAAGACAAGGGCAGCGCaggacaccgcatacacacacacacaccacacacacatgcacacacgcacgcgcacacatgcacgtgcatacacacactgcacacacgcggATGCAGATGTTTCAAGACAACGGCAAGATTGAGATAACAGCCCCGCCgtcgacacactctcccacctgaGCCTTATGTCCATCATAGACACTTTTCTGCAAAacgttatttttctttaaacattATCCACCAcattgagcctcccgaaatgtcttgtaatattgaaatcccccctgccccctgccgACTGTatcagttgttttatttttcttatgttttatgggctatgtgtgactgtaggctactgctgcctctCTTGGCCAGAtcacttgaagagatgtttaatctcaatgacgcaTTCTTctgttaacaataaaaaaacatctctcACGTCAGGTAGCCAATGTACAATCTGTAATCTTGCCCTCACAATCTTGCCAATCAGTGTTCAAgagcgtggccactgagggacgtaacgtaacgtaacagccaatcggcgttcttcagcgtggccactgaggaacgtaacgtaacagccaatcagcgttcatcagcgtggccactgagtgacgtaacagccaatcagcgttcaaccggccaaccgttccccgCAGTGccgtccggggtgaaccgcagcatggaggaaaaagggattgttgccgtttgcactcccggagctctatatctaatagtgtataatattatataattcaatgtgttatattacGGCCAAAAGCTGCGTGAGCCTCCGGACGGCCGTAGcgcgtagggattgggcttcgaggggtttgtttactggcgttgctatggttaccggtcttgtgcgTTCCAACGGTTTAGCGGTGGTacctaataaatcgctgtctgatcaatacttcattcactgcctcttccgtggtcgtTACGATATTATGGACCGACTGCGTCTGGTTCTccgccgtccctccctcttccacaacaggtagaGACATGCTacggtggttatctcggccgtggttgagaatgaattggcatgaagcTCCGTTGGCGGGCAAAAGATGCTTGCTTCATGACGCAGAgaggaaattattatgcttgcttcattacgtcATAGCTGAACTTatatgttatacgttgtaacattataggcaaaagttattgctattttaattagtattaatattatggactttgtgtttggttggctgTGGGTCCTGTGATGCTTAGAGACGATGTCGTTCTGTTTTAGAGGTCATATCTTCTGtattcctctgtcctgtcctagactcaccgtcaccctggatagaggggagagagaacttACTGGATGAACTCGGTGAGGGTTTTATCCAAGTTATTAAATCAATCGCGTCATTAACATTCATTTCAAAAACACCCTTTGCTTCTGTGAttcatattgtggtctactaaggtcaggtttctattgtcgtCTATTAAGGTCATGCTTCTATGTGGTCTGTTAAGGTCAGGTCTCAGGGTTGTGTGTCCGTAACCAAGACCGTAAGATAAGCAGTTCTCTGTTTGTTCAGGATGTTCTTTTACATTCAACAGTTGAATTGACACTTCAGGGCTGGATGCTTCACGACAAGAGTCTCTACCGTGTTTCTACTACTAAGAAGGGCTGGAGGGCCAGTAGAGAAGACTGTCAGAAGAAAAAGGCAGACCTGGTGGTCATCAACAGCAGAgaagaactggtgtgtgtgtgtgtgtgtgtgtgtgtgtgtgtgtgtgtgtgtgtgtgtgtgtgtgtgtgtgtgtgtgtgtgtgtgtgtgtgtgtgtgtgtgtgtgtgtgtgtgtgtgtgtactttgtggTCATGACAACAGATGCTATTACCTTTGGAAACAGGCGTTTGTCAGCAGATTGATGGGTTCTTCCTGGATTGGACTGAGTGAtcgagagaaggaggggaccCACAAGTGGGTGGATGGTACCCCCATGACCTCAAGGTAAGACTGAAGACTCTGTTCAGCAGCATCTCTTCTCTGAGAGTGACAGActgacctccactgtctcctcctcgtggtTCTCAGTTGGAGACACGTTAAACCACGCGATGACGGCGGAGCAAGAGACTGCGTCTTAGCAGGGGAGGACGGCTGGTCTGAAGAGCCGTGTAACAGACTGCACCACTGGATCTGTGAGAAGGTCCTAGACCTGGATCATCTGGAGGCTGAGCGGAACAAAGAGGGTCCGtagactttgtttgtgttcatgagtggagaacggttcctcctttctgttctctgtgccgtagatacagtaaatacactctttaagagttgaaagtttgttggatgtgtttaggtctactgaggtcaggtttctattgtggtctactgaggtcatgtttctattgtggtctacttgggtcaggtttctattgtggtctactgaggtcaggtttctattgtggtctactgaggtcaggtttctattgtggtctccTACGGTCAGGTCACAAGGGTCAACCCTTTCTGGGTTCACCTGCACTAGTTTCTATTGGAGCTGCTGAACGGTTTTGCGTTCTCCTCCACAAGCTCCGCCCCCGACTCGTTAATCTCTTCGTGGAGTGACTTCCCCTCCCTGGGTAATCTTTGTGGACACTGCTGTGATACTCAATCATGTATGAAAAGGCAGGCCAGAATACTGGGTGTGAATCCCCTgggtcgccctctagtggacgggtgttaggagagagtgaagggagtgtctgacgctgcatctctagatccgtgttgtagacgttcactcctctcctcctggtttcttcaggttcagtgatgcccacggaggaggaggaggaggcccccagcatcacagagttccactcctctacccacgtgttgcccgtgggccaaacggcccgctacacctgccacgccggcggcacgccggagcccacagtagagtggctccacaacggcaggcccctggagagggacggcacagacgaccaatcagaggcctgggtggagaggggcttcctcttcgtcagaggtgggaggtacggcgtgaacacggtctgctgcatggcgagcaacagcgctggcacggccaatcacagcgctgagctgcttgtctttggtaagtcctggatccaaggagagacgtttgttgatgtattcatcCTATTTTTAATCGATCACTTATGtccctgcttgtttatattgtgttataCATCTATCACTGtttgttcattgttcattgttattgtcttaatgtatgcaccttattcaccaagccagattcctggttggtgtaaaacccttcttggcaattaaatcctttctgattctgattctgatcgTTGATGCTTTCAaaacattgttgttgatgtattcataatattgttgttgatgttttcataacgtcattgttgaggtgtgtgtatctatgtatgtgtacatatgtatatatatgtatgtgttcatatctatatatatgtacacagagcgcaggagaacagtactagtgatgatgatgaggaggatgaagagcggttcagcagctcatcatgtctggttctccctcagatgcctgtgacctcacactggaccccaacacggcccacagagtcctctctctgtctgaggacaacaggaaggtgacggagGTTgtagaggaccagtcgtatccggatcacccagacagatttgactccgtgccccaggtgttgggtagagaggctctgactggccgctgttactgggaggtagagtggaaaGGAGGGGTtggtataggagtgacatacagaggaatcacaaggagaggacggggtgatgacagcaggcttggacggagcaacaagtcctggagtcttgatTGTTCTGATGGTCgttactctgcctggtacaacggtacagtgacagccctccctctccgccccgctggctccaccagagtaggagtgtatctggaccggcctgctggctctctgtccttctacagagtgtccccaggtggaggagggtcctcagacacactgacacacctccacaccttctggtcctccttcacccaggaggacctcctcccgggggtggggtTCTGGTGGCGGACCCCAGGGGGGCCCCTAGtggggtcctcagcctctctgtgtcggttgtagaaagagAGCGGGGGGCAGCAGGAGCCTCCCGGGGTTCTGGGGGGCGTCTCGGTGGTCCCTCAGTTGTagagaaatggggggggggggtctgcgggGTGCCtcaggggtggagggtggagggtggagggtggagggtggagggggagggtggagggggtggagggtggagggtggagggtggagggtggagggggagggtggaggggggtggagggtggagggcggagggtggaggggggtggaggggggagggtggagggagggtggagggggtggaggggggagggtggagggagggtggagggggagggtggagggtgcagggggggggtggagggtggtggagggtggagggggtggaagggggagggtgcagggggggggtggagggtggagggggagggggtggagggggagggggtggagggggaggggggagggtggaggggtggaggggtgagggtggagggtggaggttggagggtgcaggggggggtggagggggtgaggggtggaggggggagggggggggtggggcaccCTGCACCCtaaaccatgaaaaggcttttaaggtctcccatagttagataagcacatttattacttgaaatgtacataaaatacctattgatggttaatctttatatattttcagacttcaccagtttaagtcttaagggctcttatatcataatttttgtcataatcctgatatgcgacctgatttaaagcagatgttatgttttattcataataaccaagatgtctatgggataatgttgcatgctgtaaatgactttaaactgaatcttgattttttgtgttctgttgggaagcaagcggccgcagaacattttcagttattaaagatatttgcacacctgttgatgaaagtctgctgcttctattgttttagtcctcgtttttattgtgttcatgtaagggactatttttctgtcttttttgttagtgaagcataattgtaataaacaactcagtggatccaactgaatgttctcgtgtgttcagccgatgatttcttgttttattagtgAACAATGCTTCCATAAGCgccttaagaataataatatattaatcagaaatgatacataaaacaaatgttattccgattttattctgggacctcctccctgggttttggttgggggggggggggggggggtgcctcagtgtctctgtgtcggttgtagaaagaaaccacagacagacggccggacacACTCTCACtgcccttcttcctcttctgttGGGTAATATCCTACCCATGATACTTTGCGCGAGAATATAGACCTGatcaggggtggactgggacaaaaatgcagccctggcattttctgtccagaccagcccactacattatcagcactaggggtgggacgagacgaacaggaagaaccctgtatgtactttattaaaacaatttaatcaagtacatacatccgaataatagtacagcactgcaaatagcagtgcaaattgcttttttttgtttttgtttttcaagtttgtgtctcttgtgctgctgacaagaaaggtATGAAActtgaacaggaagttaacagacatcctgtggtcgctgcatctccataCCCCATATCTACATAGCTACAAAacgcttgttaaatatcacacttgatccaacgctaatttctctcttgcagtttttagtctgtgaatgggaaaatctttttgtgtaagcccagcattagttaaaaccagactcggacaataataacaaaatatcctgacaaataatctaaatagaaacatattacagacagtagcagtattagagctgaaacgcatttgtttcaaatgtgactcagtcattgtgaaaccataaatagagaattaaAATTTTTTTATCTGTAGCTGCGAGAAAAAGTCTAAGATATGAATTAATTACTCGTGGGAGTCGCGGACTCCCAcgactccggcccatgccatgaggtcccgcccaccctggtttctgttgtgattgacagcactgccagggctctctgagcctgtcagcccatgattgattgacaatgacaaacatagaccaataatatgtgtcgatgctggccacacactgctagccctctgtagcccattggcggcccaattggagggaatttagagagagagaaaaaaacaaaacattgcggaccggaccggcccacattgggtcaacggcccaccgggacgatgcccggtatgccagatggccagtccacccctggaCCTGATTGGATGAGGCTATTCTATGTGAAATGAACAAGAATCCTAAAATcaatacatttcaaaataatttcacacttaaaaaaaaaaacagacgaAAAACGCAAAAGGCATATCCATATTTGACTCCTTTTTGGCTTTCAGACTgactatctgtctatctgaccCCGGATCTGCCGGCACCAGAACATTACATTGCAGCAGCCGGGGACTATGGAAgcatatgtagcaaaattcaaatggcaatgcaatgtgcaattacattatgcaattgacaattcattatgcaatttgataatgtaatttgtaaacacgttattcaaagtgtattttaatatgcaaagggaCAATGCAATACTCAATTAAATTTGAAAAATTTATAACAatgaaaatagaataacattacgtcaaattctttgagttcctttattcaaattgaaaagctacagcgtccccgtgattgcaatccacttcgccacgctccgtgggGAGCGATaatcaaatgacatttcaatccgcaaaacgctttgcaaaagatttggcaaaacgtaatccaaaacgttttccaaaacgtttccaaaacgttatccaaaaagtcaatctgcaaagtggcaaacgtatcagccaatcagcgtctgggcgggaactacgtcacttcctATTGCCTCCACGgcagggatggactggcccagaaatttggcccgggactttgggatggagaggccttttatgagaccgcgggaatagcgcgcgtagaattttgccacggtgtaaaataataaaaactagtccttatccgtggatatgtgcattgcaactgcatgtcaatgttgggatgtgcatgtgtttagaatattgcgggccggggtttgttgtgcgttgctgtggttaccggtgttgaagtgttccaatggtttattagtggtggtatctaataaatcgctctctaatcaatacttcattcactgcctcttccgtgggcattacaatattatgaatagttctccgacgtctctggtacttccataattagtttaagtcattattatattgccaaacatgctcgctagtgcacctgtcatagctatgccgctgt
This region includes:
- the LOC130401626 gene encoding C-type lectin domain family 10 member A-like, yielding MLHDKSLYRVSTTKKGWRASREDCQKKKADLVVINSREELAFVSRLMGSSWIGLSDREKEGTHKWVDGTPMTSSWRHVKPRDDGGARDCVLAGEDGWSEEPCNRLHHWICEKVLDLDHLEAERNKEGP
- the LOC130402654 gene encoding stonustoxin subunit beta-like, producing the protein MPTEEEEEAPSITEFHSSTHVLPVGQTARYTCHAGGTPEPTVEWLHNGRPLERDGTDDQSEAWVERGFLFVRGGRYGVNTVCCMASNSAGTANHSAELLVFDACDLTLDPNTAHRVLSLSEDNRKVTEVVEDQSYPDHPDRFDSVPQVLGREALTGRCYWEVEWKGGVGIGVTYRGITRRGRGDDSRLGRSNKSWSLDCSDGRYSAWYNGTVTALPLRPAGSTRVGVYLDRPAGSLSFYRVSPGGGGSSDTLTHLHTFWSSFTQEDLLPGKESGGQQEPPGVLGGVSVVPQL